In Candidatus Dormiibacterota bacterium, the genomic stretch TCTGGGTCGCGTCCGCGCTGTTCTCGCTGGTGGTCGCCACCTTCGGGGAGGCGTGGATCGGAGTGGCGCGCGACCTGACCGTCAACGACGCCGGGGACCGGCCGCCGAGCATCCTGACCCTGGGCCTTCCCGCGAAGCTCTACCTGTTCTGCCCGGGGATCCTGGTGGCGGTGGCCGAGCGCTCCGGCGCCCTGCGCCGCGGCATGAGCCGTCTCGACGGCGTGCCGGCGCTGCGGGTGTGCACCGCGGGGATCGGCGTCGCCGTGGCGCTCTGGCTCCTCGGTGTGGCCGCCGACGGCAGCGGTGCCTCGTCCCTCGGCCACGCCCTGCGCGACGAGGTGTTCGGGCTCGGATTCGGGCTGCTGCTGGTGATCGCGCTGTGGTCGCCGGCCTGGAGGTCGCCGCCGGCGCGTGCCCTCGCGGCGATCGGGGTGGTCTCCTATGGCCTCTACCTGTGGCATCCGGTGACCGAGGAGCTGCTGAGGGAGCGGCACCTGGTCGCGTTGCCCTGGGCGGCCACCTGCGTGGTGCTGGCGCTGGCCGGACTGGTGCCCGCGGCGGTCAGCTGGTTCGCGGTCGAACGGCCCGCTCTGGCGCGCGCCGCGGTCCTGACCGCCGCGCCGGCGCCGCGGGTCGCCCGCGCCGCCGACACGCCCGTGCCCGCGGCGGCGCGGCGATGACCCGCCCGATCAACCGGTCCGTGGAGGGTCTGCGCGGTGTCGCGGCCCTGCTCGTCGTGATCAGCCACTGCCTGGCGATCGGCGGCTTCACCCTGGGCGTCGACCTCTTCTTCGTCCTGTCCGGATTCCTGATCACCCGCCTGCTCGTCGGCGAGATCGGCAACAACGGCCGGATCGCGCTCGCCAGGTTCTACATCCGGCGTGGGTTCCGCCTGCTGCCCGCCCTGGTGCTGTTCCTCCTCGCGGTGCTGACCTGGGGCCACCTCCGCGGCGACGCGGGCGGCGTCGCGAGCATTCACGGCACCGTCCTGAGCAGCCTGCTCTATGTCGAGAACTGGCACATCCTCTCGGTCGGGACCGCGACCCCCAGCCTCCTCGTCGACCCCGCGACCCACACGTGGTCGCTGTCGATCGAGGAGCAGTTCTACCTGCTCTGGCCGGTCCTGCTGATCGCGGGATGGCGATGGAAGGGCGCCCGGGGCGCGCTGATCCTCGCCGTCTGCGGGGTCGCCCTGGCGACGGTCGACCGTCTGGGCCTCGCCGGGACCTCGCTGATCAGGGAGTACTTCTCGACGGACACGCGCGCCGACCAGCTGCTGGCGGGGTGCTGCGTGGCCCTCCTCTCCCAGCTCCGGTGGCTCCCCCGGATCCCCCGCGGCCTCAGCGTGGCCGCGCTCGGCACGCTGCTGGCCATCGGCATCCATCCCTTCGCCCTGCCGTACCAGATGACCGCGACCGCCGTGCTCGGAGCCGTCCTCGTGGCCGGTCTCTCCCAGCATCAGCTGGGCGCGCTCTCCGGCTCCTGGGTGGTGTGGCTGGGCGGTCGCTCGTACGCCCTCTACCTCTGGCATCCGCTGGTGCGGGCCGCCCTGCACGACTCCGCCCACCTCGCCGACGGAGGGGTGATGTTCGTGGCGGTGATGGCCGTCTCCCTGGTCGTCTCCGACCTGACGTTCCGGATCGTCGAGCGCCCGCTCCGCGATCTCGGGCGGCGACTCACCTCGGCGCCGCCGCTTCCCTCGGCCGGGCCCCAGGTCCCGGTCGCGGTGATCGGCCGGTAGGAGCCGCCACGGCTCTCTAGCGCCCCAGCGCCCCCGCGACCAC encodes the following:
- a CDS encoding acyltransferase; translated protein: MGAGRRSRSRNIDALRAVAALMVVCAHANYLNDATRAPSAEWRHYLWSGVNLFFVLSGYLIARPFVAALLERSPLPRTGAFAIRRAFRILPAYWLVLLAVLVLTPPVGLRLSDLAAHALLVHDVVPGDAYTIHSVAWTLGIEAMFYVAVPIAAHLVARRWPAITARRLVTLVLAVWVASALFSLVVATFGEAWIGVARDLTVNDAGDRPPSILTLGLPAKLYLFCPGILVAVAERSGALRRGMSRLDGVPALRVCTAGIGVAVALWLLGVAADGSGASSLGHALRDEVFGLGFGLLLVIALWSPAWRSPPARALAAIGVVSYGLYLWHPVTEELLRERHLVALPWAATCVVLALAGLVPAAVSWFAVERPALARAAVLTAAPAPRVARAADTPVPAAARR
- a CDS encoding acyltransferase, whose amino-acid sequence is MTRPINRSVEGLRGVAALLVVISHCLAIGGFTLGVDLFFVLSGFLITRLLVGEIGNNGRIALARFYIRRGFRLLPALVLFLLAVLTWGHLRGDAGGVASIHGTVLSSLLYVENWHILSVGTATPSLLVDPATHTWSLSIEEQFYLLWPVLLIAGWRWKGARGALILAVCGVALATVDRLGLAGTSLIREYFSTDTRADQLLAGCCVALLSQLRWLPRIPRGLSVAALGTLLAIGIHPFALPYQMTATAVLGAVLVAGLSQHQLGALSGSWVVWLGGRSYALYLWHPLVRAALHDSAHLADGGVMFVAVMAVSLVVSDLTFRIVERPLRDLGRRLTSAPPLPSAGPQVPVAVIGR